TGAAGAACAATGGGGATCATCGAAAGGATTAAAGAAATTGAGGCCGAGATGGCTCGGACCCAGAAGAATAAAGCTAcaggttctctctctctcttttgcatAATCAGTTTCTTTTGGTTCATCCTTAGAAGTAACATGACTGTTGTAGTAATTACAGTAAACAAATTTTTATGACTGCTTCTATtctcctttttttattttatttgataaatgtCTTACGTGATGCACAGAGTATCATCTTGGTCAACTCAAGGCAAAGATTGCAAAGCTCAGGACACAACTGTTGGAGCCTCCAAAAGTAAGCTCTTGATAAAAGACTAAACCATTAGCCTATGCCATTGTTTCTAGATAGCTGGGTAGTTCTTTGAAGAAACTGTTTGATTCTTATCTAACTTGGGTGATCTTTATTGTTTTCCTCGCTGTTGATGTATCTTTTATCACCTTAGCTTGTCTTTTAAGAACTAATGTGTACTGTTCAATTTCTACTTTGTGACCACCTGTATATATGAATGCTGCTTGTACCTGAAGTAGGGTTTCAAAATAACTGCTTCAGTTTGTAATTTGTCTTCCTAATTTTCTGTCTCAGGGTGCTAGTGGAGGTGGGGAAGGTTTTGAAGTCACCAAGTATGGTCATGGACGTGTTGCACTTATAGGATTTCCAAGGTCGAGTGTCTAAGATTATTATGCCCTTGGAATTCcgttaacaaatatttttcattCTTCTCCTTTAGAAATCTCAGGCGTTGGGTTTAGGGAAACTGATGGAAGTGGTTGTTACTTTGCAGTGTTGGAAAGTCCACGCTTCTGACAATGTTAACTGGAACGCATTCAGAAGCAGCCTCATATGAGTTTACAACACTTACGTGTATCCCTGGAGTAATTCACTACAATGACACGAAGATTCAGCTTCTTGATCTTCCTGGTATCATTGAAGGTGCTTCTGAAGGAAAGGGGCGAGGAAGGCAGGTTGAAATCCAGTCCCTTGGTTTTCGTATTGGTTATATCATAAGTTTCTTGCCAACCAGAAGAATATGATCAGGATGATTCGAACTTTGATTGTAACTGCTTATTTCTCAGGTTATTGCTGTTGCAAAGTCTTCCGATCTTGTATTGATGGTTCTTGATGCCTCAAAGGTAAGTTACGCTGTGGCTGCCCATGGTAATTGCTATTTAGTAACCTTATTCTTTTCgttattcaaaaaaatgttAGAGTGAAGGCCACAGGCAAATTCTGACTAAGGAACTTGAGGCAGTGGGCTTGCGGCTAAACAAAAAGCCTCCACAGGTAAAGAATCTCCATTGAGAAACTTGGTCAAGTTACAGATGTAGCATCTAATACTTTGAAGTCTAAATTCTTTCTGGTTCTCTTCGATGTCCATTGAGCAACAGttgattttgtatttttgcTTTCTCTGTACGATAGATATActttaagaagaaaaagaccGGTGGAATCTCTTTCAACACTACAGCACCCTTGACTCACATTGATGAGAAGCTATGTTATCAAATCCTGCATGAATACAAAATCCACAATGCTGAGGTACGAAATTCCAATTTAAATCTTGTATTAGGTTTTAAAGCTTTCTAATTGTAGCTTTGCTTTGCTCACAGACGTCTAATTTAAATTAATGGTGAGTTTTTCAGGTGCTATTCCGTGAGAATGCCACAGTGGATGACTTTATCGATGTCATTGAAGGCAATCGCAAATATATCAGGTGTGTGTATGTCTACAACAAAATTGATGTTGTTGGAATTGATGATGTGGATAGACTAGCACGGCAGCCAAATTCCATCGTTATTAGCTGTAATCTTAAGGCAAGTTAATTACTTCGAATACCAGTCTTTTGATCTCCGAGGATGTCAAATTCTAAAACTCCAATTCGGTCCTGTTTTAGTTTCCTTGTGCATTCCGAGTCCTCACTGGGTCTAACGGTGAATGACTTTGTTGCTTGAAACAGCTAAACTTAGACAGACTACTTGCAAGGATGTGGGACGAAATGGGACTTGTGAGAGTTTACTCGAAGCCTCAGGGCCAGCAACCAGATTTCGATGAGCCTTTTGTCCTCTCATCTGtaagtgtttttctttttcctcaTTGCAAGATACCATTGAAGCTTGTCAACATCAATAATATCCATATTTGATTACTTGTCTGATTCATCAGGATCGAGGTGGTTGCACGGTTGAAGACTTCTGTAACCACGTCCACAGGACATTGGTGAAGGATATGAAGTATGCTCTTGTGTGGGGCACAAGCGCAAGGCACAATCCTCAGAATTGTGGTCTTTCTCAGCATCTTGAAGACGAAGATGTTGTTCAGATTGTCAAGAAAAAGGtgcataaaatgaaaatatttccACTGACATAGGCTAATGTCTCAAAGTcaaatgtatataatataatctCTATGCTATGATGATGAGACTATACTGTTGATTCTGGAATCTGTAGGAGAGAGACGAAGGAGGAAGAGGCCGGTTCAAGTCACACTCTAATGCCCCTGCTAGAATTGCAGACCGAGAGAAGAAAGCTCCTCTTAAGCAATAAACTCAGCTGGTCAGTGATCCCCATACACACATCTTCACCATCTTATTCATAGATGGTTTCACCTGAGTGTTATGATGTACTATGTTGTATTtctgaatcattttttttgccTTCTCTTACCGTATAAGTTTTCAAACCAATTGTTTTTTCAAGAATACAATTAGTTCCTATTTACCTTTTCATAAactatgttttgatttttgtgAGCGAGTCTGCCCTCGAGTTCTTGTTATGTCCAAGTAAAAGTTGGAATGCATCCATAGTGAAGGTTTAAAACAAACAAGGATGAACAAAATAGACCCAGATTTCAAGTTACTTAGAAGTGGCTTAAGTAGCCAAACACTACAAAGCTCAAATAACTCACATCAATATTCTTATATGTAATCCGTACACAGAAGCTGTTTCTGTATCTATATATAGTTCGTGTATATATGTTTAACAGGAACCGCTCCTGAAACAAGACGAAGAGAAAGCAACAGGCTGTTGAAACTGACttgaaaagaaacaaacataactCGTTCATTTTTAGCTTCGCTGGCTCTTGGCCCAGAGATGTCTTCCAGTTACTATCTCCGGTGGGTATAAATCAGTACACTGGTCTGAACCAGCAGCACTGCTTCTTGCATCACCATTGCAAGATGATCCTGATCCTCTCTGCTTAGCTTGAGTAGATTGTGTCAGGCTCATGTAGCTCGGCTTCCGATAATACCCACCACTTTCAAGTACCCTGCCGGGGAATGCAACTGGCGATAGAGATGTCGACGAGGTTGATGTCTCGTCGTGTAAAGAATCTGAACTTGTGCCAGATGAGACCTGAGGTAGAAGATGAGGAGGTCTAGCAAGAACTCTGGTCGAAGTAAGATTGTTCTTCCTGACTTTTACAGTCTCGTGTTCAGACGATACGCTGCTGTCACTGCATTTCTCAGACCAGTTCCTACCGGGACCGCTCTTGCGCAAACCAAGATTCTTGATAGATCTTGCGTTTGGGCTTGGACACGTCCTCGACTGGCCAAAACAACCAAAAACAAACTCATTCAGACATTATTGCAACTAGCAGGTCTATGTTCTGAAATGACATAAACCAACCTGATGTGTGAGAGCATACACCATAGCTCTCTCCCTCTTAATAGCTCCTTCTTGCTTCATCTGTAACTTAGTTTTCACTTCCTTAACACTTTTTGGACTACCACACCAACTCTTCTACAAAAAACATCAATCAAGAGTCCCATATAAGTG
The Raphanus sativus cultivar WK10039 chromosome 1, ASM80110v3, whole genome shotgun sequence DNA segment above includes these coding regions:
- the LOC108809467 gene encoding developmentally-regulated G-protein 1; its protein translation is MGIIERIKEIEAEMARTQKNKATEYHLGQLKAKIAKLRTQLLEPPKGASGGGEGFEVTKYGHGRVALIGFPSVGKSTLLTMLTGTHSEAASYEFTTLTCIPGVIHYNDTKIQLLDLPGIIEGASEGKGRGRQVIAVAKSSDLVLMVLDASKSEGHRQILTKELEAVGLRLNKKPPQIYFKKKKTGGISFNTTAPLTHIDEKLCYQILHEYKIHNAEVLFRENATVDDFIDVIEGNRKYIRCVYVYNKIDVVGIDDVDRLARQPNSIVISCNLKLNLDRLLARMWDEMGLVRVYSKPQGQQPDFDEPFVLSSDRGGCTVEDFCNHVHRTLVKDMKYALVWGTSARHNPQNCGLSQHLEDEDVVQIVKKKERDEGGRGRFKSHSNAPARIADREKKAPLKQ
- the LOC108809478 gene encoding protein IQ-DOMAIN 7 isoform X2, which translates into the protein MGGSGNWIKSLLSHRKHADDHQEKLTSKKKWKLWRLSSESFTSSSSSSKECFLNRRGSYGLSSLGSEPPSFSADEAFAVAMAALIRAPPKDFLLVKREWASTRIQAAFRAFLARQAFRALKAVVRIQAIFRGRQVRKQAAVTLRCMQALVRVQSRVRAHRRAPSDSTELKDSAKQSEKSWCGSPKSVKEVKTKLQMKQEGAIKRERAMVYALTHQSRTCPSPNARSIKNLGLRKSGPGRNWSEKCSDSSVSSEHETVKVRKNNLTSTRVLARPPHLLPQVSSGTSSDSLHDETSTSSTSLSPVAFPGRVLESGGYYRKPSYMSLTQSTQAKQRGSGSSCNGDARSSAAGSDQCTDLYPPEIVTGRHLWAKSQRS
- the LOC108809478 gene encoding protein IQ-DOMAIN 7 isoform X3, with the protein product MGGSGNWIKSLLSHRKHADDHQQEKLTSKKKWKLWRLSSESFTSSSSSSKECFLNRRGSYGLSSLGSEPPSFSADEAFAVAMAALIRAPPKDFLLVKREWASTRIQAAFRAFLARQAFRALKAVVRIQAIFRGRQVRKQAAVTLRCMQALVRVQSRVRAHRRAPSDSTELKDSAKQSESWCGSPKSVKEVKTKLQMKQEGAIKRERAMVYALTHQSRTCPSPNARSIKNLGLRKSGPGRNWSEKCSDSSVSSEHETVKVRKNNLTSTRVLARPPHLLPQVSSGTSSDSLHDETSTSSTSLSPVAFPGRVLESGGYYRKPSYMSLTQSTQAKQRGSGSSCNGDARSSAAGSDQCTDLYPPEIVTGRHLWAKSQRS
- the LOC108809478 gene encoding protein IQ-DOMAIN 7 isoform X1, translated to MGGSGNWIKSLLSHRKHADDHQQEKLTSKKKWKLWRLSSESFTSSSSSSKECFLNRRGSYGLSSLGSEPPSFSADEAFAVAMAALIRAPPKDFLLVKREWASTRIQAAFRAFLARQAFRALKAVVRIQAIFRGRQVRKQAAVTLRCMQALVRVQSRVRAHRRAPSDSTELKDSAKQSEKSWCGSPKSVKEVKTKLQMKQEGAIKRERAMVYALTHQSRTCPSPNARSIKNLGLRKSGPGRNWSEKCSDSSVSSEHETVKVRKNNLTSTRVLARPPHLLPQVSSGTSSDSLHDETSTSSTSLSPVAFPGRVLESGGYYRKPSYMSLTQSTQAKQRGSGSSCNGDARSSAAGSDQCTDLYPPEIVTGRHLWAKSQRS